Part of the Anopheles gambiae chromosome 3, idAnoGambNW_F1_1, whole genome shotgun sequence genome is shown below.
GCTCTCTTGACCAGCCTTTCTCGCTCTTGGCTTTTATTTGGATTTAATTGCGTAGTTTTCGCAGAAATTCTACTATCGTGCTCAGTGATGTTACAATACGCAAATAACCACAtgatatttcctttttttcttgaatTTTCACTCTCGTTTTCCGttattttgcttcatttcaaatcattcaGCCCAACGGACCAAAGGGGATATTTTTGAGTTGTCAAAACccatcaacaaaaaatatcCCAATTCGGTCCAGCTCGGATGGAGGTTTGGCGAAACACGCACGATTAATAGAATAGTTTACGAGTTTTCGTGCATAAATTATTGTGTGCGAATGTTTTACATACTGGTGGAAGTGTGTGCATTGTAGTTCAAGCCCTATATGCTGTAATAAATTCGATTGCACCTCATCGGAACAGAAGACATGAGGTTTATGTAACGTCGGTAGCGGCAAAACAACGAGGTGAGTTATCGTTTGTTGAAGCTGTCTAATTAGCTTGTTTGACCAATTTTGTGTTAAATTACATTAACTGCTCTCATTTTAAATAGTTTCATCATATTGCTTATGCCATACTCGCTTTTAACAGCGTAAGGAAGGCTCTTCCTCCTCCCAAAAATaacccaaaacaaaccatccacAGGGTGTCTCGGAACACCTTCCAAGAACCGTCCCATTTTGCTGCTTGCTGtgcattaaaatttaatttccataAATTCCAATTCCAGCTCCTTCACCAGTACGATGACGTCTATGACATTTGGCCAGAAAAAGTTTATCCCGACTGCACCGGAAAAGGGTAGCTTCCCGCTGGACCACGGCGGCCAGTGCCGGAAGCTGATGCTGTTCTATATGCGCTGCCTGCGAGAGAACGCCGACGATAATTCTGCCTGCCGGGAGGAATCGAAAGCATACCTGCAGTGCCGCATGGATCACGATCTGATGGCACGGGAAGACTTCTCCAAGCTAGGCTACAGCAGTGAGAAAAGCAGTGAAAACAAACCGGAACAATCTTAACGTCCCTAAACACCAAAAACCAGAAATAGAGTTTAAGCCCCGGGTCTCGTGTAGTGCATTTTGTCATTGAACGTTGTTAGAAGAAGCTCTGTGAAGAATACCCTCGATAATAGTAAACCAATAGCACCGAATCGAAATGAAGGTGAAGAAAAACATCCTCGTCGGCTGTACCGGAAGTGTGGCCACGATCAAGCTTCCCCTGCTGGTGGAAAAACTGCTCCAGCTGACCGAGTTCGAGGTGGAAGTACACGTGATCGTAACCGAGCATGCCCGGCATTTCTTCTCGCCGCAGGATCTGCCGGCCGCGGTCACACTCCACACGGACGCGGAAGAGTGGACGAGCTGGCAGAAGCGGGGCGACCCGGTCCTGCACATCGAGCTGGGCAAGTGGGCCGACCTGCTCGTGATTGCACCGCTCGATGCTAACAGCCTCGCCAAGATGGCCAACGGGCTGTGCGATAATTTGCTGCTCTGTACGACACGCGCCTGGGATCCGACGAAACCGTTGCTCTTCTGTCCCGCGATGAACACGCGCATGTGGGAACATCCGATTACGGCGACACAGATCGGTACGCTCAAGTCCTGGGGCCACCGGGAGGTGCCGTGCATTGCGAAAACGCTCATGTGCGGCGATACGGGGCTGGGTGCTATGGCCGAAGTGGATACGATCGTTAGCACGATCAGGGACACGCTGTCGATGGAGCAGAGTTGAGATTTAATGGAATAAATggttatgtttctttttttctgaattatgtctcgttctttctttttgaaTTAACAACAACGATcaacggggttttttttacataatttctTTGTCAATCTTGTTCTTTATTGCTACCACAAATGTAGCATCACACTCGTTttctctgtgtttttttttgctctattttttcATGTTCTTTTTGCTTGTGTTTAGAGGTTCACTGAGTCACAATTCATCATACTCTTTTCTGTACCAGTTACTAACAGGAGTGTTTTCTTCCTACGCAAACACCCTTTTTTATTGTGTCGGttggtttgctgttttgcttgtgtttgtttgcttctgtttTGTTGCGTTGAACCGTTTAGTGTTTAGTGATAATAAATTACATTACTTGTTTACTTAGCCCATTTGCATTCAAgcacttccttccttccttcctttcgctTTGTGTCTTTAATGCCATTTCTAGTTCTTTGTGCACAGTGCGAGCtcaattcttttttgttttttttttttttctgttcataCACGACTTCTCTTTTTGTCAACTACTGTGTAACAcagctgttctttttttttgttaccttttctttattttctccCCGGCCTTTGCTCCTTCATGTTGCTTCTGTCTTTCTGTGGATCTTCGCACCACAATAATCGTAGCCTTAATTTTATGCTAAACAAACGCTTTATCGCCCGCAAACGTACCTCGACCCTTTTCTCACCaactcgaaagattcatgatgtgagagtgttgtttgtttgtgtgtgttgctcaATCGAGATATAAATGTACATGGAAACACAATTTTCCTACTATCATACAAGTGTGGGGGGTGATGGATGGGGGTGGTGGTAGGATGGtaggttggttggttgtgggAGAAGGGGAACAAgtttggtggtggaggtggcaTTAACTTTGCAAAAAACAGTAACTGAGAGATTTATCAACGATCATAGCGTATCATCTTCCCCTTACCCCACCCCTTCACGTGCGGGGCGCGTTTCCCTGTTAGATCACATTATCAGCCAGTCAAAAAGTGCCAGTTTTCTGTAGAAAAGTTACGCTACACATTACGATAAAATGCGTGTTTCCCTACGCGAACAAACGACCATAACTAAATGTACACAATACAAGGTAGAACAATAAATACATTACGAAAGAATTAAACACAACGCAAGTCCCTCTTTGAATTAGCTTCGTATAATCTTTGAAATTCATACATGCATCCGTTGCGCCCGTACGCGTACAGCACACGTACGTACTCGCGCCGAAAACTAAACCCTCTAGTGAGAAGAAATGTACAAGAACCGCGCGCATTGCAGCGAAATCTTTGCTTGCTTTCGTGACTGGGAATGTTAATTATCATCTGACGGACACGACGTTAGCCTAAATATGTGTATTCCATAAATGTTTTCTAGTCCAATTTCCGAACCGTCGGCAGTCCAATTTCTCTGCACTCTTCACACCCTGGTACGATCTATTAAccgtgtacaaaaaaaaaaaaaagattcataGTTCATTCCAAACCAAATGTTGGAAAACGAcaaatttcattcaattcattgcataattataattttgtaaaaaaaaagtacgaGCTGTTTCGACCacacaaaatttgttttggtGCCGTCACGACCCCGTTTGTACGGAAGcagt
Proteins encoded:
- the LOC133390937 gene encoding phosphopantothenoylcysteine decarboxylase — encoded protein: MKVKKNILVGCTGSVATIKLPLLVEKLLQLTEFEVEVHVIVTEHARHFFSPQDLPAAVTLHTDAEEWTSWQKRGDPVLHIELGKWADLLVIAPLDANSLAKMANGLCDNLLLCTTRAWDPTKPLLFCPAMNTRMWEHPITATQIGTLKSWGHREVPCIAKTLMCGDTGLGAMAEVDTIVSTIRDTLSMEQS
- the LOC1280676 gene encoding cytochrome c oxidase assembly protein COX19, with the protein product MTSMTFGQKKFIPTAPEKGSFPLDHGGQCRKLMLFYMRCLRENADDNSACREESKAYLQCRMDHDLMAREDFSKLGYSSEKSSENKPEQS